One region of Thermoplasmata archaeon genomic DNA includes:
- a CDS encoding kelch repeat-containing protein has translation MRGLFPVATVAVLLSVGTLAGDFYGTASARGAVLPNSLPFGSETDWTNMDPSDAPAAFANMAMVYDSDAHRMIVFGGYVGGDHGTDETWAYDFDTNTWTDRNPDAHPPAGWLDRAAYDSGSRQTILFGGWVGTVSDGTYSNETWAYDFSSNTWTNLSPAEHPSARSRQGMAYDAQSARTILFGGHTIENRYDNETWAYDATQNRWTNMTPAVAPPGRRSPGMAYDSKADRIILFGGVQGPGLDSPYNDTWAYDFDTNTWTNVSPPESPSGKWGMGFSYDSGVDRCILFGGAPGGDTYTWAYDSANNTWSLLRPHHSPPDHAFQGMAYDSQSARTIMFGGGSGDDYNDTWALATAPGPPSAPDDIWIRPGNGTLELHWRAPPDDGMSPITGYRIYRSTAPGQEALFAEVGNVDTWTDSNVTNGETYYYQLSAINAYGEGPRSGAVFAEPDGTPPVTSASLSGHLGNEGWWLSTVYVTLTASDDNSGVASTSFRVDGGAWQTYGSRIAVRGTGEHTVDFYSTDNAGNVEGSHRVGFRIDTTAPLTTISLDGAAGDDYWFHSIVTVDIAATDAGSGVDSIQYRLDGGTWATYSAPFDVGEGEHTVDAYAVDVAGTSGWVVSRSFGIDTTPPITTAEIAGPPGENGWYVGAVQVTLAATDALGTPTIWVRVDGGSWTRYTSPLLFDTGVHMFDYYAVDDSGLQEEVQTQTVSIDSAAPTVSASLPPPAASGWYTSPIPIEITASDALSGVASIFYRIDGGAWQTYAGSFLLTAEGDHTLEYVAVDSAGHRGSIQSTFVRIDTIAPVVSAPPARLVTTSQVTFSWTGTDAGSGIDHYEVRVDGGTFESVGTHRLASFQLADGLHTIVIRAIDRAGNEASTAFTVRVDTNPLSSSGPYGAAPLYAIVLAVITVAVVSGFVVMRKRRRVA, from the coding sequence TTGCGGGGACTCTTCCCCGTCGCGACGGTTGCCGTACTGCTCTCAGTCGGCACGCTCGCGGGCGACTTCTACGGGACCGCGTCGGCCCGAGGCGCCGTGCTGCCGAACTCGCTGCCGTTCGGGTCCGAGACCGATTGGACGAACATGGACCCGAGCGATGCGCCGGCCGCGTTTGCGAACATGGCAATGGTCTACGACTCCGACGCCCATCGCATGATCGTGTTCGGCGGCTACGTCGGCGGCGATCACGGGACCGATGAGACGTGGGCGTACGACTTCGACACGAACACGTGGACGGACCGGAACCCGGACGCGCATCCCCCCGCGGGCTGGCTCGACCGCGCCGCGTACGACAGCGGATCCCGGCAGACGATCCTGTTCGGAGGATGGGTGGGGACCGTGAGCGATGGAACGTACTCGAACGAGACGTGGGCGTACGATTTCTCATCGAATACCTGGACGAACCTCAGCCCGGCCGAGCATCCGTCCGCGCGATCGAGGCAGGGCATGGCGTACGATGCGCAGTCGGCCCGAACGATCCTTTTCGGTGGCCACACAATCGAAAACCGATACGATAACGAGACATGGGCGTACGACGCGACCCAGAACCGGTGGACGAACATGACGCCTGCCGTCGCGCCGCCCGGGCGGCGATCGCCCGGCATGGCGTACGATTCGAAGGCGGACCGGATCATCCTGTTCGGCGGCGTTCAAGGACCGGGGCTCGACTCACCCTACAACGACACCTGGGCGTACGACTTCGACACGAACACGTGGACGAACGTGAGCCCGCCCGAATCGCCGTCCGGAAAATGGGGGATGGGCTTCTCCTACGATTCCGGGGTCGATCGATGCATCCTCTTCGGAGGGGCGCCGGGCGGCGATACTTACACGTGGGCGTACGATTCCGCGAACAACACCTGGAGCCTCCTGCGCCCGCACCACTCTCCGCCCGACCATGCGTTCCAGGGGATGGCGTACGATTCGCAGTCCGCGCGGACGATCATGTTCGGCGGCGGCAGCGGGGATGACTACAACGACACGTGGGCGCTCGCCACCGCGCCCGGCCCCCCCTCGGCGCCGGACGACATCTGGATCCGGCCGGGCAACGGAACTCTCGAGCTTCACTGGCGGGCTCCTCCGGACGACGGCATGTCCCCGATCACCGGCTACCGCATCTACCGCTCCACGGCCCCGGGACAGGAGGCGCTGTTCGCAGAGGTCGGCAACGTCGACACGTGGACCGACTCGAACGTGACGAACGGCGAGACGTACTACTACCAGCTGAGTGCGATCAACGCGTACGGCGAGGGGCCCCGTTCGGGCGCGGTTTTCGCCGAGCCCGACGGGACGCCTCCGGTGACGAGCGCCTCCCTCTCGGGGCACCTCGGGAACGAGGGCTGGTGGCTGTCCACCGTCTACGTCACGCTCACGGCCTCGGACGACAACAGCGGCGTGGCGTCGACCTCGTTCCGTGTGGACGGGGGCGCCTGGCAGACGTACGGGTCGCGGATAGCGGTCCGCGGCACCGGCGAGCACACGGTCGACTTCTACTCGACCGACAACGCGGGGAACGTCGAGGGGTCGCACAGAGTCGGATTCCGGATCGACACGACGGCCCCGCTGACCACGATCTCCCTCGACGGCGCCGCGGGTGACGACTACTGGTTCCATTCAATCGTGACGGTCGACATCGCCGCAACGGACGCAGGGAGCGGCGTCGACTCGATCCAGTATCGTCTCGACGGCGGCACTTGGGCGACGTATTCCGCACCTTTCGATGTCGGCGAGGGCGAGCACACCGTGGATGCGTACGCGGTCGACGTTGCGGGAACGAGCGGCTGGGTGGTCTCGAGGTCGTTCGGGATCGACACGACGCCCCCGATCACGACCGCGGAAATCGCGGGACCGCCGGGAGAGAACGGATGGTACGTCGGCGCCGTGCAAGTGACGCTCGCGGCGACCGACGCGCTCGGAACGCCGACGATCTGGGTTCGCGTGGATGGCGGCAGCTGGACGAGGTACACAAGCCCGCTCCTCTTCGATACCGGCGTGCACATGTTCGACTACTACGCCGTTGATGACTCGGGCCTTCAAGAGGAGGTCCAGACGCAGACGGTTTCCATCGACTCCGCGGCTCCGACGGTGAGCGCGTCGCTTCCTCCGCCTGCGGCCTCCGGCTGGTACACCTCGCCGATTCCAATAGAGATCACCGCCTCGGACGCGTTGAGCGGCGTCGCCTCCATATTCTATCGGATCGACGGCGGCGCGTGGCAGACGTACGCCGGATCCTTCCTGCTCACGGCAGAGGGGGACCACACGCTCGAGTACGTCGCGGTCGATTCGGCCGGGCACCGAGGGTCGATCCAATCGACATTCGTGCGCATCGACACGATCGCACCGGTCGTCTCGGCCCCGCCGGCTCGTCTCGTCACGACGTCCCAGGTGACCTTCTCGTGGACCGGGACCGACGCGGGATCGGGAATCGATCATTACGAGGTCCGGGTGGATGGCGGCACCTTCGAGTCCGTCGGAACTCATCGATTGGCTTCGTTCCAGCTGGCGGACGGATTGCACACGATCGTGATTCGGGCGATCGATCGGGCGGGGAACGAAGCGTCCACGGCATTCACGGTGCGGGTCGACACGAACCCGCTCAGCTCGTCGGGCCCGTACGGCGCGGCGCCCCTCTACGCGATCGTCCTGGCCGTGATCACCGTCGCGGTCGTCAGCGGCTTCGTAGTGATGCGAAAGCGGAGACGAGTGGCCTAG
- a CDS encoding roadblock/LC7 domain-containing protein, giving the protein MPVAVEALRKMLREFNGRTGARMSAVVSRSGVPVASSMPEDVQVDNFATMAATLLGALEVIYSTLDVDAPNNVTVEAEGGILTVREVTGKMFFVALAEERTAADAKAIDEAIAKAKGLLGEA; this is encoded by the coding sequence TTGCCCGTCGCGGTGGAAGCATTGCGGAAGATGCTCCGGGAGTTCAACGGCCGGACGGGCGCTCGCATGTCCGCGGTCGTCTCGCGCTCCGGCGTGCCGGTCGCATCCTCGATGCCCGAGGACGTCCAGGTCGACAACTTCGCGACGATGGCGGCGACTCTTCTCGGCGCGCTCGAGGTGATCTACTCGACGCTCGACGTGGACGCGCCGAACAACGTCACGGTCGAGGCGGAAGGCGGCATCCTCACGGTCCGCGAGGTGACGGGGAAGATGTTCTTCGTCGCGCTCGCGGAGGAGCGCACCGCCGCGGACGCGAAGGCGATCGACGAGGCGATCGCTAAGGCGAAAGGACTCCTCGGAGAGGCCTAG
- a CDS encoding phosphatase PAP2 family protein — translation MQPLLATVSVGPDERWFRALNLAGTNAIADAAMVAFTILGAGYVVALLVVPLWWRGHREAAFDLLVLLGIAIVVTEALKFAIGRPRPCEVLSNVRWIAGFGCDTEIDPSFPSGHASRAFALATFVASRFRRRAGGAAFAFAFLVGLSRIYLGVHWPSDVIAGAVLGIALAAAMEWMSRRSDRYRRLRSGVLSKIPHQHRASP, via the coding sequence GTGCAACCTCTCCTCGCGACCGTCTCGGTCGGTCCGGACGAGCGATGGTTCCGCGCGCTGAACCTCGCCGGGACGAACGCAATCGCGGACGCCGCCATGGTGGCCTTCACGATCCTCGGCGCGGGGTACGTCGTCGCGCTCCTCGTCGTCCCGCTGTGGTGGCGGGGTCATCGCGAGGCCGCCTTCGATCTCCTCGTCCTCCTCGGAATCGCGATCGTCGTGACCGAAGCGCTGAAGTTCGCGATCGGGCGCCCGCGGCCATGCGAGGTCCTGAGCAACGTCCGGTGGATCGCGGGCTTCGGTTGCGACACCGAGATCGATCCCTCGTTCCCGAGCGGTCACGCATCCCGCGCGTTCGCCTTGGCGACGTTCGTCGCCTCTCGGTTCCGCCGGCGCGCGGGCGGAGCCGCGTTCGCCTTCGCGTTCCTCGTCGGCCTGAGCCGGATTTACCTCGGCGTGCACTGGCCGTCCGACGTCATCGCGGGCGCCGTGCTCGGAATCGCCCTCGCCGCCGCGATGGAGTGGATGAGCCGCCGCTCGGACCGCTATCGTCGGCTGCGGTCGGGGGTCCTCTCGAAGATCCCCCACCAACATCGCGCGAGTCCCTAG
- a CDS encoding ankyrin repeat domain-containing protein, translating into MTDEEALLAAVQKNDATGVRTILDRNPLVLRTRTPNGTLVLTAAFYGATDALKILLERTPEDALNLYEAATVGNERRLKTILGQSRTRIDDATKEEGFSPLGLAAFFGHVEAVKVLLENGADVNAKPPSRFQNTAVDSAVSGDHAEVVRVLLAAGADPNVRSEANYTTLHKAAAHGNLEIVRMLLDHGADPKATRDGGNTPLDDAREKGNAAVVEFLEARGAEA; encoded by the coding sequence ATGACGGACGAAGAGGCGCTCCTGGCGGCGGTCCAGAAGAACGATGCGACGGGGGTTCGGACGATCCTGGACCGCAATCCCCTAGTCCTGCGGACGCGCACGCCGAACGGGACGCTCGTCCTCACGGCCGCGTTCTACGGCGCCACGGACGCGCTGAAGATCCTCCTGGAGCGTACGCCGGAGGACGCGCTGAACCTGTACGAGGCCGCGACCGTCGGAAACGAGCGGCGGCTCAAGACGATCCTCGGGCAGTCGAGGACTCGGATCGACGACGCGACGAAGGAGGAGGGCTTCTCGCCCCTCGGCCTCGCGGCGTTCTTCGGCCACGTCGAGGCGGTGAAGGTGCTCCTGGAGAACGGCGCCGATGTGAACGCGAAGCCGCCGAGCCGTTTCCAGAACACCGCGGTCGATAGCGCGGTTTCGGGTGACCACGCCGAGGTCGTCCGCGTGCTCCTGGCCGCGGGCGCGGACCCGAACGTGCGGAGCGAGGCGAACTACACGACGCTGCACAAGGCTGCGGCGCACGGGAACCTCGAGATCGTCCGCATGCTCCTCGATCACGGGGCGGACCCGAAGGCGACCCGCGACGGCGGGAACACGCCGCTCGACGACGCACGCGAGAAAGGCAACGCCGCCGTCGTGGAGTTCCTCGAGGCCCGCGGCGCGGAGGCCTAG
- a CDS encoding pyridoxal phosphate-dependent aminotransferase, whose product MARFAKRVLSIESSPTVRISELVTEMKARGEKVVSLAIGEPDFPTPAHIIEAAKKALDDGYTKYTPAPGIRELREAIAEKSRTDNKIPAKAENVIVAPTKHTLFLTCMALLDRGDEALIPDPGWVSYGPMVTLAGAKPVPVGAADEDGFVPSAETVAQAITPHTRLLMLNSPSNPGGSVYSRDAVRALADLAADHDLIVVSDEIYEKILYEGEHVSPASLDGMFERTVTVHGFSKTYAMTGWRLGWLVAPTPLFREIVKVQEHTITCATAFAQKAGVAALRGPTAPLEAMVAEFRARRDLVLRELEKIDRLSAERPAGAFYVFPRIDARVDSATLCERVLKEASVAVTPGTAFGGAGEGHIRLSYAASRETIQEGVRGIGEVLAKL is encoded by the coding sequence ATGGCCCGATTCGCGAAGCGCGTCCTTTCCATCGAGTCGTCTCCAACGGTCCGCATCAGCGAGCTCGTCACGGAGATGAAAGCGCGCGGCGAGAAGGTCGTCTCGCTGGCGATCGGCGAGCCGGACTTCCCGACACCCGCGCATATCATCGAGGCGGCGAAGAAGGCCCTCGACGACGGCTACACCAAGTACACGCCAGCACCCGGGATCCGAGAATTGCGGGAGGCGATCGCGGAGAAATCCAGAACGGACAACAAGATCCCCGCGAAGGCGGAGAACGTGATCGTCGCGCCGACGAAGCACACGCTCTTCCTCACGTGCATGGCCCTGCTGGACCGCGGCGACGAGGCGCTGATCCCGGATCCCGGCTGGGTCTCGTACGGGCCGATGGTCACCCTCGCAGGGGCGAAGCCCGTGCCCGTGGGCGCCGCGGACGAGGACGGCTTCGTGCCGTCGGCGGAAACGGTCGCGCAGGCGATCACGCCGCACACGCGCCTCCTGATGCTCAACTCCCCGTCGAACCCCGGCGGCTCGGTGTACTCGCGCGACGCGGTGCGGGCCCTCGCCGACCTCGCAGCGGACCACGACCTCATCGTCGTGAGCGACGAGATCTACGAGAAGATCCTCTACGAGGGCGAGCACGTCTCGCCGGCGTCCCTGGACGGCATGTTCGAGCGCACGGTGACGGTGCACGGCTTCTCGAAGACGTACGCGATGACGGGCTGGCGGCTCGGATGGCTCGTCGCGCCGACGCCCCTCTTCAGGGAAATCGTCAAGGTCCAGGAGCACACGATCACGTGCGCCACGGCGTTTGCGCAGAAGGCCGGCGTCGCCGCCCTCCGGGGGCCGACCGCGCCCCTCGAGGCGATGGTGGCGGAGTTCCGCGCGCGGCGCGATCTCGTGCTGCGGGAGCTCGAGAAAATCGACCGTCTCTCGGCGGAGCGGCCGGCCGGGGCGTTCTACGTGTTCCCGCGGATCGACGCGCGCGTCGACAGCGCGACCCTGTGCGAACGCGTCCTGAAGGAGGCCTCCGTCGCCGTGACGCCGGGCACGGCGTTCGGCGGAGCGGGCGAAGGTCACATCCGCCTGTCGTATGCGGCGTCGCGCGAGACGATCCAAGAGGGCGTGCGCGGGATTGGCGAGGTCCTCGCGAAACTGTGA
- a CDS encoding glutamate--tRNA ligase encodes MAVNSARKFALQNAVLHDGKADARAVLGRLLSEDPSLRSRAKEAAREVERVVAEVNRLSPDAQRAELTSIAPELLERARADVGPKELPPLPGAVDGKVVLRLAPYPSGPLHIGNARAFVLNDAYAKRYHGRLLLVFDDTIGSEEKPLLPEAFDQVKEGLDWAGVEYDQVLYKSDRIPLHYEWAEKLLATGEAYVCECDADTLRKNREGMRACVHRTQDVDETIAMWKAMLAGEYGEGEAVVRLKTDMAHPNPAFRDRVLFRIAEREHPRVGTRYRVWPMLEFSWAVDDHLLGITHVIRGKDLVMEDMMEARIWDVLEIARRPAFVHFGILRFKDIELSKSRYRKEIAAGRLTGIDDPRTWSLQSLRRRGIRPAALREFVLSFGLSLNDIEVPAETLYAENRKLIDKDANRYFFVPDPTAVQIAGLPPIERVKAPLHPDFPARGVREIPAGPKVQVAREDFEKFRGKEVRLKDFCNVVLDHRARFVSMENKEIPKIQWVTHGVNVHMVLPDASDSPTPEARRGLGEPLIATLKVDDVVQFERVGFARIDHVSTAEVRAYFAHR; translated from the coding sequence GTGGCCGTGAACTCGGCGCGGAAGTTCGCGTTGCAGAATGCGGTCCTCCACGACGGCAAGGCCGACGCGAGGGCGGTCCTCGGCCGGTTGCTCTCGGAGGATCCGTCGTTGCGGAGCCGCGCGAAGGAGGCCGCGCGCGAGGTCGAGCGCGTCGTCGCGGAGGTGAACCGCCTCTCCCCGGACGCCCAACGTGCCGAGCTGACGTCGATCGCGCCGGAGCTCCTCGAGAGGGCCCGCGCCGACGTCGGGCCGAAGGAACTCCCGCCGCTGCCCGGGGCGGTGGACGGCAAGGTCGTCCTCCGACTCGCGCCATATCCGAGCGGGCCGCTCCACATCGGGAATGCGCGGGCGTTCGTCCTGAACGACGCGTACGCGAAACGCTACCATGGACGGCTGCTGCTCGTCTTCGACGACACGATCGGCTCGGAGGAGAAGCCGCTCCTGCCGGAGGCGTTCGACCAGGTGAAGGAGGGCCTCGATTGGGCCGGCGTCGAGTACGATCAGGTGCTGTACAAGAGCGACCGCATCCCGCTGCACTACGAGTGGGCGGAGAAGCTCCTCGCGACGGGCGAGGCGTACGTGTGCGAGTGCGACGCCGATACGCTCCGCAAGAATCGCGAGGGGATGCGGGCGTGCGTGCACCGCACGCAGGACGTCGACGAGACGATCGCGATGTGGAAGGCGATGCTCGCCGGGGAGTACGGCGAGGGCGAAGCCGTCGTCCGCCTGAAGACGGACATGGCCCATCCGAATCCCGCGTTCCGCGACCGCGTCCTGTTCCGGATCGCGGAGCGGGAGCACCCGCGGGTCGGGACGCGGTACCGCGTGTGGCCGATGCTCGAGTTCTCCTGGGCCGTCGACGACCATCTGCTCGGGATCACGCACGTGATCCGCGGCAAGGACCTGGTCATGGAGGACATGATGGAAGCGCGGATCTGGGATGTCCTCGAGATTGCCCGCCGTCCGGCGTTCGTGCATTTCGGCATCTTGCGGTTCAAGGACATCGAGCTCTCGAAGTCGCGGTACCGAAAGGAAATCGCGGCCGGCCGCCTGACCGGGATCGACGACCCTCGCACCTGGTCTTTGCAGTCGTTGCGCCGACGGGGCATCCGGCCGGCGGCCCTCCGAGAGTTCGTGCTCTCTTTCGGCCTGAGTCTGAACGACATCGAGGTGCCCGCCGAGACGCTGTACGCAGAGAACCGCAAGTTGATCGACAAGGACGCGAACCGCTACTTCTTCGTCCCCGATCCCACTGCGGTCCAGATCGCCGGACTGCCGCCGATCGAGCGGGTGAAGGCGCCGCTCCACCCCGATTTCCCGGCCCGCGGCGTGCGAGAGATTCCCGCGGGTCCGAAGGTCCAGGTCGCCCGCGAGGACTTCGAGAAGTTCCGCGGGAAGGAGGTGCGTCTGAAGGACTTCTGCAACGTCGTCTTGGACCACCGCGCACGATTCGTCTCGATGGAGAACAAGGAGATTCCCAAGATCCAGTGGGTCACGCACGGGGTGAATGTCCATATGGTCCTGCCGGACGCGTCCGATTCGCCGACACCGGAGGCAAGACGGGGCCTCGGCGAACCCCTAATCGCGACCCTCAAGGTCGATGACGTGGTGCAGTTCGAGCGGGTCGGATTCGCGCGGATCGACCACGTGAGCACGGCCGAGGTCCGAGCGTACTTCGCCCACCGATGA
- a CDS encoding PKD domain-containing protein: protein MGRWWGRLSPRERAGVAFAVWAFAFFALSVAAATPGGPLAALTADDLHPIVGQTVHFDASASVSHDEGLGRIVSYRFDFGDGAGTAGQIPATAGHAYADVGPRRAIVIVRDARDNVGTASVTIDVRPRPTPTGPEPDLTPSAASTDPGSPLEGQVVSVGITIVNHGGATADSATIDVYDARPDGTTVAIGQIALPQPLAAGSSATVYSQSFLAVGVGDHAIRIVVGNVTPTESNTSDNAREIPMTVRASTGSPPNGGEIPLGNVAVIVGLLAAAIAALVGAAILLTRPRKRRPLEPPPAEPPDESPPPIWPP, encoded by the coding sequence GTGGGTCGATGGTGGGGTCGCCTCTCCCCACGGGAACGCGCGGGGGTCGCGTTCGCGGTGTGGGCGTTCGCCTTCTTCGCCCTCTCCGTCGCGGCCGCGACCCCGGGCGGGCCTCTCGCTGCGCTTACCGCGGACGACCTCCATCCGATCGTCGGGCAGACCGTGCACTTCGACGCGTCCGCGAGCGTGTCGCACGACGAAGGCCTTGGGCGGATCGTCTCGTACCGATTCGACTTCGGCGACGGCGCGGGCACGGCGGGGCAGATTCCCGCGACGGCGGGCCACGCCTATGCGGACGTCGGCCCGAGGCGGGCGATCGTCATCGTGCGCGACGCCCGGGACAACGTCGGCACGGCGTCCGTGACGATCGACGTGCGGCCGAGGCCCACGCCGACCGGACCCGAGCCGGACCTCACGCCGAGCGCCGCGTCGACGGATCCCGGGAGCCCGCTCGAAGGCCAGGTGGTCAGCGTCGGGATCACGATCGTGAACCACGGCGGTGCGACGGCGGATTCCGCGACGATCGACGTCTACGACGCGCGGCCGGACGGCACGACGGTCGCGATCGGCCAGATCGCGCTGCCCCAGCCCCTTGCCGCCGGCTCGTCGGCCACGGTCTACTCGCAGTCGTTCCTCGCCGTCGGTGTAGGGGACCACGCGATCCGGATCGTCGTCGGCAACGTGACGCCGACGGAATCGAACACAAGCGACAACGCGCGGGAAATCCCGATGACCGTACGCGCATCGACCGGATCGCCTCCGAACGGCGGCGAGATCCCGCTCGGCAACGTGGCGGTCATCGTCGGCTTGCTCGCAGCCGCCATCGCCGCACTCGTCGGGGCCGCCATCCTGCTCACGCGTCCGCGCAAGCGGAGACCGCTCGAACCGCCACCCGCCGAGCCGCCGGACGAGTCGCCGCCGCCGATCTGGCCCCCCTAG
- a CDS encoding UbiD family decarboxylase, which produces MTLREWLERFSDDVIRIEADTSRDLAATRVLLREPRRPVHFRSIDGSEAVGNLWSTRARVAAALRTPVESLLPRLMEAQAHPGDTRIVDRGGFFDHASTDVNLLDLPVPKLFPRDAGRYITAGVWVAEWQGVRNLSFHRVLLLDETRGACRIVPRHLRHMYNEAMKTGEELKVAVCIGLDPWNLLAGGTSVEYGVDESRIASALTQSCLAKPVDMVRIKNGLTVPAEAEYVLEGRLINETHDEGPFVDAVRTYDRVRKEPVLVVERIYHRNDPIFHIIVGGLDEHFMFMGMPREPVIYQAVSRAVPHVKAVRLTEGGCAWLHGIVSIRKQHQGDGKNAIMAAFGAHTSMKQVVIVDEDIDVFDDRDVEWAIATRFQADRGLVVLHGVRGSSIDPSAHDGFTSKVGIDATKPIGADAAMFDKATL; this is translated from the coding sequence ATGACGCTGCGCGAGTGGCTGGAACGGTTCTCCGACGACGTCATCCGGATCGAGGCGGACACGAGCCGCGATCTCGCAGCGACCCGCGTCCTGTTGCGAGAGCCCCGCAGGCCCGTCCACTTTCGATCGATCGACGGATCCGAGGCCGTCGGGAACCTGTGGTCGACCCGGGCGCGCGTGGCCGCGGCGCTCCGTACGCCGGTCGAGTCGCTGCTCCCCCGGCTCATGGAAGCACAAGCCCATCCGGGCGACACGCGGATCGTCGATCGCGGGGGCTTCTTCGACCACGCGTCGACCGACGTGAACCTGCTCGATCTCCCGGTGCCGAAGCTGTTCCCGCGAGATGCGGGTCGATACATTACCGCCGGTGTCTGGGTCGCGGAATGGCAAGGAGTCCGCAACCTCTCGTTCCATCGGGTTCTCCTGCTCGACGAGACCCGGGGAGCGTGCCGCATCGTCCCGCGTCATCTGCGGCACATGTACAACGAGGCCATGAAGACGGGCGAGGAGCTCAAGGTCGCCGTCTGCATCGGCCTCGATCCGTGGAACCTCCTCGCGGGCGGGACCTCCGTCGAGTACGGGGTCGATGAAAGTCGAATCGCATCTGCACTGACGCAATCCTGCCTCGCCAAGCCTGTCGACATGGTCCGCATCAAAAACGGACTCACCGTGCCGGCGGAGGCGGAGTACGTCCTCGAGGGTCGCCTGATCAACGAGACGCATGACGAGGGCCCATTCGTCGATGCAGTCCGGACGTACGACCGCGTCCGCAAGGAGCCCGTCCTCGTCGTCGAGCGCATCTATCACCGGAACGACCCGATCTTTCACATCATCGTCGGCGGCCTCGACGAGCACTTCATGTTCATGGGCATGCCGCGCGAACCTGTTATCTATCAAGCGGTCTCCCGTGCGGTACCGCACGTGAAGGCGGTCCGCTTGACGGAGGGCGGGTGCGCCTGGCTGCACGGCATCGTGTCGATCCGCAAGCAGCACCAGGGGGACGGCAAGAACGCCATAATGGCGGCGTTCGGCGCGCACACGTCGATGAAACAGGTCGTCATCGTCGACGAGGACATCGACGTCTTCGACGACCGCGACGTCGAGTGGGCGATCGCCACGCGGTTCCAGGCGGACCGCGGCCTCGTCGTGCTGCATGGGGTCCGTGGCTCGTCGATCGACCCGAGCGCCCACGACGGCTTCACGTCGAAGGTCGGCATCGACGCGACGAAGCCCATCGGCGCGGATGCGGCGATGTTCGACAAGGCGACCCTGTGA
- a CDS encoding PIN domain-containing protein — protein MKLFLDSGALIARAIKNDTNHEAAKQVFHRLSRRKLPYRLLYTSNFVIDETLTFLLYRAGARTALAVVTWIRESPNVRVLHVSEEIEPIVDREFRRHAPSGVSYTDCATKVLMERESIDTAFGFDRDLEALGFHRLP, from the coding sequence ATGAAGTTATTTCTCGACTCCGGTGCGCTCATCGCGCGGGCGATCAAGAACGACACAAACCACGAAGCCGCCAAGCAGGTATTTCACCGGCTTTCGCGGCGGAAGCTACCCTACCGCCTCCTTTATACTTCGAACTTCGTGATTGACGAGACGTTGACGTTTCTGCTCTACCGGGCCGGCGCGCGCACGGCGCTCGCCGTCGTGACCTGGATAAGGGAGTCCCCCAATGTCCGCGTGCTTCATGTATCCGAGGAAATCGAGCCCATCGTCGATCGGGAGTTTCGTCGCCACGCCCCGTCGGGGGTCTCGTATACGGATTGCGCCACGAAGGTGCTCATGGAGCGGGAGTCGATCGATACCGCGTTCGGATTCGATCGAGACCTCGAGGCCCTCGGTTTCCATCGGCTCCCGTAG